A window of Bos taurus isolate L1 Dominette 01449 registration number 42190680 breed Hereford chromosome 19, ARS-UCD2.0, whole genome shotgun sequence contains these coding sequences:
- the ATP5MC1 gene encoding ATP synthase F(0) complex subunit C1, mitochondrial isoform X1, which produces MQTTGALLISPALIRSCTRGLIRPVSASFLSRPEIQSVQPSYSSGPLQVARREFQTSVVSRDIDTAAKFIGAGAATVGVAGSGAGIGTVFGSLIIGYARNPSLKQQLFSYAILGFALSEAMGLFCLMVAFLILFAM; this is translated from the exons ATGCAGACCACCGGGGCACTACTCATTTCTCCTGCTCTG ATCCGTTCTTGTACCAGGGGTCTGATCAGGCCTGTGTCTGCCTCCTTCCTGAGTAGGCCAGAGATCCAATCTGTACAG CCTTCCTACAGCAGTGGCCCACTGCAGGTGGCCCGGCGGGAATTCCAGACCAGTGTTGTCTCCCGGGACATTGACACAGCGGCCAAGTTTATTGGCGCTGGGGCTGCCACAGTTGGTGTGGCGGGTTCAGGGGCTGGTATTGGAACAGTGTTTGGCAGCTTGATCATTGGCTATGCCAG GAACCCGTCTCTGAAGCAGCAGCTCTTCTCCTATGCCATTCTGGGCTTTGCCCTGTCTGAGGCTATGGGGCTCTTCTGTTTGATGGTCGCCTTCCTCATCCTCTTCGCCATGTGA